The nucleotide sequence ttataTTGATGGATTGGAGATATTATTAGAAAGAAGATTATGTGAGTTTAATTCTTACCTTTTTGTGGTAACTGAAAGCTGGGCCAAAGCCCATCCATAACTGGACCAGAGCCCAGCCATTGATactacaatttatttatttatagaacaAACCCTTTGATTCTGTGATAATATTCAAATAATCCTAAACAAtgtaaaatattacaattaGCTCCTTCATTTCCATCTCTTTGTGGAAGTGAAGAGCCGCCGTGGCTCGAAATATCTGAAAAGCAAATCAATCTTTGCTCATCTGATGAACACGTATCCGTCGTCGTGCCCTCTAAACGCCTACTGATTCGGGCTACCGAAACCTTCGCTCCTAACGATGTGGCGAAGATCCGCCGTCTCTCGCTTCTCCTCGAGAATCTCTctgtcctcttcttcttcgtcgccGAACCCTAGACTGATCCCTTGGTCCCGCGAACTATGCGCCGTCAACACCTTCCCCCAGCCTCCGCTCTCATCGGAACCAACTGCTAAGCTAGCGATCTCCGGCGCCGGATCCGATCCCAATCGAGTCCTCTCCTCAAGCGCCGTCGCCGCCACGTCGAGAATCGCGGCTGCGGCGGGGTTAGGTCAACACTACGGTCGCTGCTACTGGGAGCTCTCCAAAGCTCGGCTCAGGTATATGGTAATGgtaaaagtttgaaactttgattgaaattctctataaaaatggtATCTTTCGTTTTGATCCGTTGCAGCATGCTCGTGGTTGCGACATCTGGCACTGGCTACATCCTCGGCACGGGGAACGGTGCGGTTGACTTAGCGGGGCTTTGTTACACGTGTGCTGGTACCATGATGATCGCTGCTTCTGCTAACTCCTTGAATCAGGTTTGAGTTAAAAGATAAAAAGCTATCAACTTTAGGCTACTAATGGTAACACTGGTTCTAACCGTTTATATAAAAACGGATAGATATATGTAAAGATTTTAGTTATGGTGCGGATTAAAACATCatcgttgatttttttttctttttgaaatttcagatttttgagATAAGTAATGATGCTAAGATGAAGAGGACGATGAGAAGGCCGTTGCCTTCAGGGCGTATGAGTGTTCCACATGCTGTTGCGTGGGCTACTATAGCTGGCGCGTCTGGTGCTTGTTTGTTGGCTACCAAGGTGACTGCTTGTTTCTTTGGGGGTTATGTATGTGGGATATAGAGATTGTGAGTGTAATTTTTTTGCTTCTGCGACAAGGTTATTGCAGACTAATATGATGGCGGCTGGACTTGCGTCTGCTAATCTTGTGCTTTACGCGTTTGTTTACACTCCGTTGAAGCAGCTTCACCCTGTGAATACTTGGGTTGGGGCTGTTGTTGGTGCCATCCCACCCTTACTTGGGTATCCTTTCCTCTTCGTTTCACTTTGTTCAtgtctgcttttttttttgcaaatttatttatgtttttgtggGTTTGTTCAGGTGGGCTGCAGCTTCTGGCGAGATCTCATACAATTCGATGAttcttccagctgctctttaTTTTTGGCAGATTCCTCATTTCATGGCCCTTGCACATCTCTGCCGCGATGATTATGCAGCTGGAGGGTGATATATTATGAACCATATGGGTTTTATACTAGATAGAATGTCTCCTTTACCTATAGTGTTGTTCTTGAAAGTGGTCAGCTCAGCTGCATAATCTCAGTTTTGATATTGTGCCCCTTGTTGTTTCAGTTACAAGATGCTGTCGCTGTTTGATCCATCAGGGAAGAGAATAGCAGCAGTGGCTCTTAGGAACTGCTTTTACATGGTCCCTCTCGGTTTCATTGCCTATGACTGTGAGTCCTTTCTTCCTTGTGGATTCATCTCTGTATGTTGACTAAGCTTCCATTTTTGTGAGCACAGGGGGTTTGACATCAAGCTGGTTCTGTCTTGAATCAACGCTTCTCACAATGGCAATTGCTGCTACCGCGTTTTCATTCTACAGACACGGAACCATGGAGAAAGCAAGGAAGATGTTCCACGCCAGTCTTCTCTTCCTACCTGTTTTCATGTCTGGTCTGCTTATACACCGCGTCTATGATGAGGACAAACAACCACTCCTAGAAGCAGCCGGTTTATCAAACTCTGCATCAAGTGAAGTAAAAACTCAGAGAAGAAAGAAACGTGCTGCTCAGGCTCCTGTAGCTTACGCTTCTGCTGCACCGTTTCCTTTCCTCCCGGCTCCTTCCTTCTATTCTCCATAAAGCAAAAGCTCTCGAGTTATTGAGAGGACACACATCACAAAGTGAAGAATATTGTGAGATTGTTTTTTGAGTTACATCTTTGGTAATAAGAACGTGGGGAGAACGCATACTAGAGGATTATGAATTTTGGCTCCacagtatattttatttttagttgaaTGTTTCAATGTTTATTGACATCAAAGGCTTCAAATGCTTTATCGAGTTTATTGTGTTTGCTCAAACATTTGGTATATTGTTTAAATGAAAGCTGGTGGTACATTCTTGATAGGTGGTCCCTGTTGCTACTGCTCTTGGGCTCTTTATCTGTCTAAATCTATGGATAAATGATGAGGTTAAGCTACATTTTCTATTTCCATGGAGGCTGTCTATGTTCCACACGGTTCGACCGAATCAATGTTATGATACTGAGTATTGGGCCTGAGCGTGGGCCTGCAGAGCTCTTTATTGCTAGATGTGGAAGAACATTCATCAGATTGTAAAGTCCAATGGCATGAAGCTAGAAACAGTTGATTAtggaaatgtttttgtttttttttttttttaattatacagaGTTATCCTGACCCACAGAAGTAATCCAGACTAGTCATGTGTTGCTACGTGTCGGTCCTCTGTCCCTggcgatgccgaaatgttaattctCCAGTAGCCGGAATTCAAACTCAGGTAACGGTACTCACAGTTGTAAGCTTTTTACCACTAGAACTAGAAGCtccggtttaaatttttttgttctaatCAATAACAGACTTGTCTAGTCCCAAGCTTAGTTCATATTTCGTATGCATATTTACATATCTCCATCACTTGATGATTCAAAGAAATGCTGCATCAACTTACAAACAATTGAAGAATGAAAGGCATTTGGCTGCAGCTATAGATGAATGTTCAAAACTTTACCCATTATTCTCTCATAACAAACTTTATATATCAGATTCAATATCTAAGAAGTGTTTGGTTAAATATATAACGCTACGGTTAGTTATTTTTGCCGTTACCGGTTAGTTATTCAGTTACCGGTTTAGttaaaaacaatacaaaagGGTCAATTTTTCGTATCTCGCGGGTATAAAACAGACTCTCTTCTTTACTGTTGTTGACAGCCCTAAAAAAATCTCTCAATCGAATCACAAAATGGCGTTTCTTCTCCACGCGCGACCTTCACCTAGTTTACCGGCGGCGGATCTCCGGCGATCTTCTCCTCTGATTCATCGCGGTCCTGCTTCCGTTCGATTTCCTCTCGTAagtctctctcactctctctctctctctctacagtcTTTTGCGCTCGCATCTGATGAGAATCTTGTTCTGTAGAAGTGTAAGGCGGTGGATTCGTACGGCGGGAACTCCGACGATCTGTATCTGCTTACAGGCGACACCGCTCCCGCGAGCGCTCTTCTCTCGAGGACGCGGTTGGAGGATGCGATTAAGAATAACACCACGCGGCTCCGTATCTTCTCCGGCACTGCTAATCCTTCCTTGGCTCAGGTTCCTTTGCTTAATCTGAGCTTGAATCGCTGTGAATAGGAAGAAACTGATTGAATTGCAAGAAACTGGTATCTACTTTGGGATAGTTGCTTGAAGCTGGAGATTTTGTTCAAATTGCTTATTAATTGATTAGGAAGAAACTGGTTATGTTGTAACTACATGGATCTTGGCGATTGTGCAGGAGATTTCATGCTATTTGGGACTGGAGCTGGGGAAAATCAAGATTAAGCGGTTTGCTGATGGGGAGATCTATGTTCAGCTGCAAGAGAGTGTTAGGGGATGCGATGTGTTTCTTGTGCAGCCTACGTGCCCACCTGCTAATGAAAACCTTATGGAACTGCTCGTTATGATTGACGCTTGCCGTAGAGCATCTGCCAAGACCATCACTGCTGTGATTCCTTACTTTGGCTATGCTCGAGCTGATAGAAAGGCAAGTCCTTTCGTTGTTATCTTGAAACTATTGGAATCTATAGGCATACTGGTCTGTTTCAGAAAGTAACCAAATTGCTAGCTTAGTTCTCTGCATGAAGCTGATTTGAGTTTGTCTATTGTCTCATTCCTGATAGAAAGGCAAGTCCTTGATTGAAATTAATGAGAATCTGCCTTGGAATCAATCTTCTTTCAAACACTGCATCCTTGTTTATAAGCATACTGGCCTGTTtccaaaagtaatcaaattggTATAGCTTAGTTCTCTGCATGAAGCTGATTTGAGTTTGTCTATTGTCTCATTCTTGTGGCTCCAATTAGTTTTTAGTTGATGGCTAACAGAGTTTTTTTCATATGAACCTTCTGTTGTGCATATTCTTGCAGACTCAGGGACGTGAATCTATTGCTGCCAAGCTTGTCGCTAATCTGATAACAGAGTCTGGTGCAGACCGTGTTCTTGCCTGTGACCTTCACTCTGGACAGTCTATGGGCTACTTTGATATTCCTGTTGACCATGTTTATGGCCAGGTAAAGCAGGTTCTTCCCTTAAAGCATTGATTACTTTTTGTGAAAATGGATTTTCTTACgatcaatattttataaacagCCTGTGATACTTGATTACCTGGCAAGCAAAGGCATATCCTCTGATGACTTAGTGGTTGTTTCGCCTGATGTTGGTGGAGTCGCAAGGGCTCGCGCTTTTGCCAAGAAGCTATCCGATGCTCCTTTAGCAATAGTTGACAAAAGACGTCATGGGCACAATGTTGCAGAGGTAAAGAAGAACGGAGTGGGAAATACATTTTAACCGAGGCTGGCTTTGATATGTAACAATCCGTTTCATGTAGGTGATGAACTTAATTGGGGACGTTAAAGGGAAAGTAGCTATAATGGTGGATGACATGATTGACACAGCGGGTGAGTTATGCAAGTCTCTAACTGCGTATATATCTCAAAAACATTATCCATTATGCTTAGACACTTGTGTTGTTGTAACAAATTAGGAACCATAAGCAAAGGTGCAGCTCTGTTACACCAAGAAGGAGCAAGAGAAGTCTACGCATGTACCACTCATGCCGTTTTTAGGTTAGCCCAtgtgaaaatatttttcaagTTGTTGGAAGTATAAAGAGACAGAGAAGCTTATATAGTGATGCTTGGTATATGGAAACAGCCCTCCTGCAATCAGTAGACTATCGAGCGGTCTGTTTCAAGAGGTGATAATAACCAACACGATTCCACTGTCGGAGCAAAACTACTTTCCACAGCTTACCGTTCTCTCAGTAGCAAACCTTCTTGCGGAGACCATATGGCGTGTTCATGATGATTGCTCTGTAAGTAAAACAAGACACACGTTGCTTCAAAATGAGATTTCTTAGGGAAGACATTGAGTCCTAAACTATAATTATTTGGATGTATCAGGGAGACATTGAGCCATTTTCGACATTGGGGATTGATTGATTGACTGATGCAACAATGTTCAAGACTCGTGTGTGAATGGGTTTCTGATAGTGAACAACTTCCTTTTTTTTGCGCTTGTAAATGTCAGACATGTGTGTGAATGATTAGAGGAACCAACTTGTAAGATCACATTTTCTATTTTCCTTGCCTTTTCTCACTTTTAAATCCAGTCATATGGATCTACATTTTCTCTAACTCAGTCATCAATTAAGAGTAACACTTGCCCATTTGAGAGCCGCGAGTGCGTTTTGCTATCTCTACACTTGTGTTACATGAATATATTGAATGAGGTATACAAACTAGTTCACTATCATCCTACTTAAGCAGAAAATCAAGATAACAAACTCTACGCCTAACCAAAGTTCCAACCAAGATTCCGAAAAACTATCACGTGTTCAAGATAATCatgataataaaattatctattcaagtctatttttttttcaaattttagatATCTACCTACAAACTCCAAAAAGTCGAAAACGTCATCATCCAATTGAGTGGAAATGAAGAAGACAACCAAGTTGATTTAGTACTCAATATTTGTTTTCTAAATaccatgagtttttttttttttttttgataaaataaataccatgagttataaatgatttatacccaaaaaccaaaaaacatcAACAAAAGTATGGAATGGGATAAGTTTTCTTTTAATACAtagatttaatatttaaatacttaAGCATGAAACATGAAGTCcaaattattcattataatattctttttaCGGAGACCATACAGCGTGTTCATGATGATTGCTCTGTAagtaggaaaaaaaagaaaacattgcTTCAAAATTAGTTTTCTTAGGGGAGACGATGAGTCTTAACTATATTTTCTGGATTTATCAGGGAGACATTGAGCCATTGGGGATGGTTGTCTGATGCAAGAATGGTAAAGAATCGACTCAGCCTCACAACTTTCTTTTGTGCGTGTAAATATTAAGACTTTGAGTGTGGATGTTTAAAACGAAATTCGAAAATAGTCGTTTACCAAATTGATTAATTAATATGGGTCATTAATATGAATCATTTAAGTGTACATTTTCATAATAACAAATGACTTTTCCTTTGcaattggtttttatttttcaaagcagtattttaataataaaattttatacatttatacaccaaaaaaataataatcaaaccTAGTTTTGTCATTAAAAAGAGGTTTTCTAGTAATACTGACACCGTTTCTTCCTGCTCTACAGACTACATGCGACGTCAGCTTTAGCCATGACTAAAGGGTGCGATAAATGGACACTTGAACGGAAATTAGAGTGATAGGTTCTCATAAAGCTATATAGAATTCGTAAGTCCAAACTACTACATTTATATAATGCATAAATCCAAACTACTAAATTAGAGTAATTGTAACGCAAATTGTCAAAGACTTAAGAATTATATGCCAAAAGGTAACATGCATCCAAGACTAAAGCATTTATATAATCAGTCTGTATAGCTATATATAGAAAGTTAAAAACTCCCCAATTTATATATGTTACGAAAGTACAGAGATTATTAATTAGACTATTGCAACTTTGatcttatataaatgtttattgTTCGGTAAACCACTATTTGAAAGATTAAAGCCACTTGTAGAAGACTTGCCAACTTTATTCGATGGTGGGTTAGATAATGGTAATTGGTAGGTAAGAAAATCGTAAAGTGgcgaagaaaacaaaattatcaGAGGTGTTTACCTGTAAACAAGAACATTAATGAGCACTAGTTAACACTGCTTCTCTAACTTTATTGGGTGACGAAGTTTGGTGGATTTTGGGGTATCAAATACTAAATAGATATCGCATTGATATTATGTAAAACTAGATTAGTTAGatgctaattttgaaaacttATATCATCTAGAGTGTACGCGTATACTTATACTGCTATTATCCAGCGAAACATGTAAATTTATAcactaaaaattgtttttagatACCCATAACAAATCAAACTAATTTCTTCATAAATGTAGATGCTTCTCCGCGGACCACATAATAACATTATTTGGAGCTTAAATTCCTAATTTCAGGCTGTATACATTCACTTGGCGGTTCTACAGTAAATCCTGGTGttgtaaaatatgtatatatatatatatatatatctttaagatataaacttagaagTTTTGAAGATGCAGTTGTTTGAAATGTTTCTTTATAAGTTTGCAAAATggtacataaaataatataaaaactaataaagGAAACTGAgctataaaattgttaaaaaggAAACTTGTATACTTTGATGTGCGAGTGTTAACTGAGtatgaaaaagaagaataaatttatctaaAATTGAAATGATGTGTTAGGTAATTAAAgttgattttttatataaaaaaacaagaaagaaatttgtcataaaaagaaggaaaataaTTGCCTTTGATGTGATTGGAGAAACATGAAACATACATTTATGTTTAATTGTTACACAGGAGGTACATGGTCTTATGAAATGGACCTTGGAGAAAGAAAGCTTTTGACTGTGTGTTTGTAGTGTCCGTTGTGACACAGTGTGTGATTGAATGTGCCGTTGTTTTATGCATGGTGGTGCTCAAACGTGATGTATGAGCATATTTAGAAGATTTTGGATATTTGAAGTTCAAATTTGGAAGGAGTTCAACTTAAAGTTAAGGTTAGGttattatgataaaaaatttaGGCTCAAAAGTAAGCTCagtatttattatttgaaataattCAAGCTATACATACAAAAAGACCTATAATTCAAAAGAGTTGTTGTTGATTAATACATTTGCAAAGTAGCTGTTTTTTATTCTAATGAATTTGAAATACTTAGACTAAGAGCTTgattggttttcccgctaccacccgcaaacgcagcttttgcgattggtagcggttgacagcgtttcgaaacaatcatacaaaccgctacaaatcgcttcaaaccgctccaaacctcttaaaatcaaaagctggttccagctagcgtttgcggttgcgggcggttgcgggaggataatttttttttcttttttttttaaaaccatataaatacaaaaataaaaataaaaataaaatttttaaaatggaattataaaaatactaaaatatatctattatattttaattaatattataaaattttaaaataaaaatattttctataattttgaaaaatttaaaactataactttgaaaatataatttacatatttattataatattatgatttttgatatttttataattatataaaatgtaaatattgttaatttattatttaaccgctgctgtatttggtagttaaccagtcgtaagtatcccgcaaacgcaccaatttctaaccgcagaaccagtcgtacaaatctcttaaaaccgctagaaaccgcaaccacccgcatccgcaaacgcccgcagccgcaaccgcaactgctgcgtttgaaccagtcagaccctaagTCCAAGAAAATAGGAAACAAATCTTATAAGAAactgtatatttttgtttgtttctgcaCTTTAAATTCTTCTTTCATATGCAATTTTAGTTTTGTCGCCAACCGATAATATATGGTCCAAATtcgaaaaacttttttttcttttatgagTGCGACAAGTACAAAGATTACATTGGTTACTGATTACGTAATCATGTACTTCTGTATTAAAACTCAGTTtaagttttaattaattataaagaatAATGATAACGAAAGAGCTAAGGTTCCTTGGTAAACAACTCTATCACGCCGGGAGGGACAAATAACGCAACCAGAGGATACTCCGGCGGCACCGGCGGGATCTGAGCTCTGCACTGAGGACACGTGGACCGTTTCTCCAGCCAAGGATCGATGCACTCGGCGTGGAAACAGTGGCCGCACGCCGTTAACCGCCTCATCTTCTCTCCCTCCGCCGCATCTTGGAGACAAATGGAACAGTAAGGTTCCGACGTTTTCTTCCTCCATCTCCGGCAGCGGCGAACGGTGAATGTACGGTAACGGCGCCAAGGGCGGCTCACGAGGAAGGAAGCGAGTCTAAGGAAGAGACGGAGATAAAAGATGGAGAGGGAGACGATAATGACGGTTTTTGCGATCAACTGAGAGAAACTAATCACAGACTCAGCAAACATTCTTgagaaaattttgaagttttctcaAGAAAATGTTATGAAGATTTTAGCACAAAACGAAGCTGTGTGTGTAGATGTATATATAAGGGGGTTATTGATAAAATGGACGGTCTCGATTTAAAACTTAGGATGGAATCAACGGTGAATATCTAATCTGCTGTGTATTTTTCATGCACGTAGAAGCATTTGCAACTTTATAACTTTTGCTTTTTTCAATTATTGGGATTAAagtaatgattttatttttttactaattattCTATTTTCACACCAATATAATGTAGAGTTGGAGTGAAACTTGAATCtgctataaaattatttgattttaaaataaaaaaaataaaatattacattaaaatgcTTAAACCCAAATTGTACTATAAAATTCGTCGATTTTGAAGGAATGCTAGCTTATTGAATTTGACTTAACAAATACTATAtcactaggataagacccgcgccttgcgcgggattaagttattatttttattatattttggaaaatgaaacaatagtttagcttcatttggattacgggtgttcaatccggatatcaggttagtttcggttcggtttggttttttcggtatttggttagtaaaatataactgctattctaaatccatatttactttgactttagtctttcacatacttttgaaagatttcaactggacgactaaattgatcagccaatcttgttgctttaaatcattaatgtttatatatatatatatatatatatatatatatatatatatatatatatatatatatatatatttatatatatattatttagtttgaatatttattaaataaaaatttatatgcgttatattttatgatcatttgtaatttattataacaaaaaaataatctattgatcacaaaattttcagagtgggaatattcaaatttctaataatatatagacgttttgaaaaattcaaatataacatataagaaaaaatataaatgtttttattatatatttaatgtgattttttaatatctttcaataatataaaattaaaaaaaaaagaactaacataccaaaattgttatcaaatatttattattcataataattaattttcatatatacgttaatcatattaggtaatttcgtagcttctaattaaggaaagtgcaaaaaaaaatt is from Brassica napus cultivar Da-Ae chromosome A4, Da-Ae, whole genome shotgun sequence and encodes:
- the LOC106429304 gene encoding protoheme IX farnesyltransferase, mitochondrial, whose product is MWRRSAVSRFSSRISLSSSSSSPNPRLIPWSRELCAVNTFPQPPLSSEPTAKLAISGAGSDPNRVLSSSAVAATSRIAAAAGLGQHYGRCYWELSKARLSMLVVATSGTGYILGTGNGAVDLAGLCYTCAGTMMIAASANSLNQIFEISNDAKMKRTMRRPLPSGRMSVPHAVAWATIAGASGACLLATKTNMMAAGLASANLVLYAFVYTPLKQLHPVNTWVGAVVGAIPPLLGWAAASGEISYNSMILPAALYFWQIPHFMALAHLCRDDYAAGGYKMLSLFDPSGKRIAAVALRNCFYMVPLGFIAYDWGLTSSWFCLESTLLTMAIAATAFSFYRHGTMEKARKMFHASLLFLPVFMSGLLIHRVYDEDKQPLLEAAGLSNSASSEVKTQRRKKRAAQAPVAYASAAPFPFLPAPSFYSP
- the LOC106429305 gene encoding ribose-phosphate pyrophosphokinase 5, chloroplastic isoform X2, with translation MAFLLHARPSPSLPAADLRRSSPLIHRGPASVRFPLCKAVDSYGGNSDDLYLLTGDTAPASALLSRTRLEDAIKNNTTRLRIFSGTANPSLAQEISCYLGLELGKIKIKRFADGEIYVQLQESVRGCDVFLVQPTCPPANENLMELLVMIDACRRASAKTITAVIPYFGYARADRKTQGRESIAAKLVANLITESGADRVLACDLHSGQSMGYFDIPVDHVYGQPVILDYLASKGISSDDLVVVSPDVGGVARARAFAKKLSDAPLAIVDKRRHGHNVAEVMNLIGDVKGKVAIMVDDMIDTAGTISKGAALLHQEGAREVYACTTHAVFSPPAISRLSSGLFQEVIITNTIPLSEQNYFPQLTVLSVANLLAETIWRVHDDCSGDIEPFSTLGID
- the LOC106429305 gene encoding ribose-phosphate pyrophosphokinase 5, chloroplastic isoform X1, encoding MAFLLHARPSPSLPAADLRRSSPLIHRGPASVRFPLKCKAVDSYGGNSDDLYLLTGDTAPASALLSRTRLEDAIKNNTTRLRIFSGTANPSLAQEISCYLGLELGKIKIKRFADGEIYVQLQESVRGCDVFLVQPTCPPANENLMELLVMIDACRRASAKTITAVIPYFGYARADRKTQGRESIAAKLVANLITESGADRVLACDLHSGQSMGYFDIPVDHVYGQPVILDYLASKGISSDDLVVVSPDVGGVARARAFAKKLSDAPLAIVDKRRHGHNVAEVMNLIGDVKGKVAIMVDDMIDTAGTISKGAALLHQEGAREVYACTTHAVFSPPAISRLSSGLFQEVIITNTIPLSEQNYFPQLTVLSVANLLAETIWRVHDDCSGDIEPFSTLGID
- the LOC106429275 gene encoding RING-H2 finger protein ATL57-like produces the protein MFAESVISFSQLIAKTVIIVSLSIFYLRLFLRLASFLVSRPWRRYRTFTVRRCRRWRKKTSEPYCSICLQDAAEGEKMRRLTACGHCFHAECIDPWLEKRSTCPQCRAQIPPVPPEYPLVALFVPPGVIELFTKEP